One region of Halocalculus aciditolerans genomic DNA includes:
- a CDS encoding bacterio-opsin activator domain-containing protein produces MSLVATFTVPGAQFLLTRALPADDVRVELDRVESLGCDALALHFWVHGDVAPDTFAERLAADAVVRDVVALDTLDGQVLFRAECIHDDSSLLDLLLDTDADVLTAAGTTDATRFVVRFPSEPAVDAFLTATERHRLPVDGIQTFSAADDFDDTRGFDIVGYLFDLGYFDPFDPPSLDDVATSLAVTPDDVRDAYDRVKP; encoded by the coding sequence GTGAGTCTCGTCGCGACGTTCACCGTGCCCGGAGCGCAGTTCCTACTGACGCGTGCGCTCCCCGCCGACGACGTCCGGGTCGAACTCGACCGGGTCGAATCCCTCGGCTGTGACGCGCTCGCGCTCCACTTCTGGGTCCACGGCGACGTCGCGCCCGACACGTTCGCCGAACGCCTCGCCGCCGACGCCGTCGTGCGCGACGTCGTCGCCCTCGACACCCTCGACGGCCAAGTGCTCTTCCGCGCCGAGTGCATCCACGACGACAGCAGCCTCCTCGACCTCCTCCTCGACACCGACGCCGACGTCCTGACCGCCGCCGGCACCACGGACGCCACGCGGTTCGTCGTTCGCTTCCCGAGCGAACCCGCGGTCGACGCCTTCCTCACCGCGACCGAACGCCACAGGCTTCCTGTTGACGGCATCCAGACGTTCTCCGCCGCCGACGACTTCGACGACACCCGCGGCTTCGACATCGTCGGCTACCTCTTCGACCTCGGCTACTTCGACCCCTTCGACCCGCCGTCCCTCGACGACGTCGCCACCTCCCTCGCCGTCACCCCCGACGACGTCCGGGACGCCTACGACCGCGTCAAACCCTAA